The following coding sequences are from one Saccopteryx bilineata isolate mSacBil1 chromosome 3, mSacBil1_pri_phased_curated, whole genome shotgun sequence window:
- the OST4 gene encoding dolichyl-diphosphooligosaccharide--protein glycosyltransferase subunit 4 — translation MITDVQLAIFANMLGVSLFLLVVLYHYVAVNNPKKQE, via the coding sequence ATGATTACAGACGTGCAGCTCGCCATCTTCGCCAACATGCTGGGCGTGTCGCTTTTCCTGCTTGTCGTTCTTTATCACTACGTGGCCGTCAACAATCCCAAGAAGCAGGAATGA